A region of Thermovibrio ammonificans HB-1 DNA encodes the following proteins:
- a CDS encoding bifunctional folylpolyglutamate synthase/dihydrofolate synthase translates to MVLKFEEFFANKEFIWKPGLERVRAAVEEFGGKDYPSVIVAGTNGKGSTALATAESLAWNGLKCGLFTSPHVYKFSERIRIGPREVSEQLLNEAFDSVRPLIEKFSLTYFEASLLLALEVFRRERVDCAVFEVGLGGRLDATNVLEHQVGVVTPVGFDHRDYLGDSLEAIAVEKAAVLKPGMVAVVANQQRPVLDVLKRRPVSELHLYGKHFWADGVKVEFDGTEFFYMATVPVKTSSVGFHQAVNVSVALRAAQQLSERFLGKRFIFPKELKSKLPGRFEVLRKEPLAVFDGAHNKQALDALFKLLRQLGLRGSVVYSGFRDKEQGRNLEAVARYLRWSGGSLYLFQLPFDRAVSVEELVSEARLLGIDRVSVLDSISLKELNFPVVITGSFYLGGFIER, encoded by the coding sequence ATGGTTTTAAAGTTTGAGGAGTTTTTTGCCAATAAGGAGTTTATTTGGAAACCCGGGCTTGAAAGAGTAAGGGCTGCTGTTGAGGAGTTTGGCGGTAAAGACTACCCTTCTGTAATTGTTGCCGGAACTAACGGTAAAGGCTCAACTGCCCTTGCTACCGCAGAGTCTTTGGCTTGGAACGGTTTGAAGTGTGGGCTCTTTACCTCTCCTCACGTTTACAAGTTTAGTGAGCGTATAAGGATAGGTCCCCGGGAGGTTTCGGAGCAGTTACTCAATGAGGCTTTTGATTCCGTCCGTCCGCTGATTGAAAAGTTCTCTTTGACTTACTTTGAGGCTTCGTTGCTTCTTGCTCTTGAGGTTTTTAGGAGGGAGAGGGTAGATTGTGCCGTTTTTGAGGTTGGACTCGGCGGTAGGCTCGATGCTACCAATGTTTTGGAGCATCAAGTAGGAGTAGTAACGCCGGTAGGTTTCGACCACCGGGACTATCTTGGGGATTCCCTTGAAGCTATTGCAGTAGAAAAGGCTGCCGTTTTGAAACCCGGAATGGTTGCAGTTGTTGCAAATCAGCAGCGGCCGGTTCTTGATGTTTTAAAACGGAGGCCTGTGTCGGAGCTTCACCTCTACGGCAAACACTTCTGGGCAGACGGCGTGAAGGTAGAGTTTGACGGAACTGAATTTTTCTATATGGCCACGGTTCCGGTTAAAACTTCTTCTGTTGGTTTTCATCAGGCTGTTAACGTGTCGGTTGCTCTGAGGGCTGCTCAGCAGCTGTCTGAGCGGTTTCTCGGTAAACGGTTTATTTTCCCAAAGGAGCTAAAAAGTAAACTGCCGGGCCGTTTTGAAGTTCTAAGGAAGGAGCCCCTTGCCGTTTTTGATGGTGCCCACAACAAACAGGCCCTTGATGCCCTTTTTAAGTTGCTCAGGCAGCTCGGTTTAAGGGGGAGCGTTGTTTACTCAGGTTTTAGGGATAAGGAACAGGGCCGTAATTTAGAGGCAGTTGCTCGGTATTTAAGGTGGAGCGGAGGTTCTCTTTACCTTTTTCAGCTCCCCTTTGATAGGGCTGTAAGCGTTGAAGAGCTTGTTTCGGAAGCTCGTCTTTTGGGTATAGATAGGGTTTCGGTTTTAGACTCTATTTCTCTGAAAGAACTTAACTTTCCGGTAGTAATTACCGGCTCTTTCTACTTGGGAGGTTTTATTGAACGCTAA
- the cas2 gene encoding CRISPR-associated endonuclease Cas2 → MREKGRKNSTYVVIYDIFNFEEEYQGAWVSSDYRRRCRIAKELLKYGVRIQRSVFEIEISKTQIPKLKATIQKYCSKRDKIFIYLLEDKVKSRVKEKGTPFTPRDIQIL, encoded by the coding sequence ATGCGGGAAAAGGGAAGAAAAAACTCCACCTATGTAGTTATCTACGACATTTTCAACTTTGAAGAAGAATATCAAGGTGCGTGGGTATCCTCAGACTACAGAAGAAGATGCAGAATTGCTAAAGAACTTCTAAAATACGGAGTTAGAATCCAAAGAAGCGTTTTCGAGATAGAAATTTCAAAAACACAAATCCCCAAACTCAAAGCAACTATCCAAAAATACTGCTCAAAAAGAGACAAAATCTTTATATACCTACTCGAAGATAAAGTCAAAAGCAGAGTAAAAGAAAAAGGAACACCATTTACTCCCAGAGATATCCAAATACTGTGA
- a CDS encoding DUF4198 domain-containing protein, with the protein MRRAILALTMTVALGGSAQAHFMVLKPSTDIVEGSNAKTIRVEARFTHPMEGGPNMPFKPVKSGIVVNGRKLPVHWQKHEIPAMPGSSKMVPYYTADVKLRMPGVYQFYLVPDYYFEPAEQKFIRQITKVEVEAYGMEEGWNKPIGLKAEIVPVTRPFGLWEGNTFVGRVYFNGKPAANVRVEVEYLNTQGIKVPADPFITQVVRTDKDGYFYYTIPWAGWWGFSAIGYGGKRRYKDGKVYPVELDAVMWVKAYPKPNGVK; encoded by the coding sequence ATGAGAAGAGCGATTCTGGCCCTCACTATGACGGTAGCTCTCGGGGGAAGTGCTCAGGCCCACTTTATGGTCCTCAAGCCCTCCACCGATATTGTAGAGGGCAGTAACGCCAAAACTATAAGGGTTGAAGCCCGTTTCACCCATCCGATGGAGGGCGGCCCCAACATGCCCTTTAAGCCCGTTAAGAGCGGAATTGTTGTAAACGGGAGGAAGCTCCCGGTTCACTGGCAGAAGCACGAGATTCCCGCAATGCCCGGAAGCTCCAAGATGGTTCCTTACTACACTGCCGACGTGAAGCTCAGGATGCCCGGGGTTTACCAGTTCTACCTTGTGCCCGACTACTACTTCGAGCCTGCAGAGCAGAAGTTCATCAGGCAGATAACTAAGGTAGAGGTGGAAGCCTACGGTATGGAGGAGGGCTGGAACAAACCTATAGGCCTTAAGGCCGAGATAGTTCCGGTTACCCGTCCGTTCGGACTGTGGGAAGGTAATACCTTTGTAGGCAGGGTTTACTTTAACGGTAAGCCTGCCGCAAACGTTAGGGTTGAGGTTGAGTATCTGAATACTCAGGGAATCAAGGTTCCTGCCGACCCCTTCATCACTCAGGTTGTCAGGACCGATAAGGACGGTTACTTCTACTATACGATTCCCTGGGCAGGTTGGTGGGGCTTTTCCGCCATAGGTTACGGCGGCAAGCGCCGCTACAAGGACGGCAAGGTTTACCCTGTTGAGCTGGATGCCGTTATGTGGGTTAAGGCCTATCCCAAGCCGAACGGGGTGAAGTGA
- a CDS encoding TM1812 family CRISPR-associated protein: MKFVAYNADPVVTGVADSNINVVEEALLIPKISLERTLKDKRSFVKTNHSELRRSCRENKLEELYILYGSLAFGLPLLLAEEALSIKRFYEGLNEVLERCVSDYRRLTECTYEDGTFSVKRSGTFQDSVRVAVFAFSVLESLCSVVRLLEGEGVPYNDYLANSDKQEQKESDDKRKDRAHPDKRNFFAHAGFERNVVELKRSSTGEILLRYRPDRKKTVKKFVREEMERFALLE; the protein is encoded by the coding sequence GTGAAATTTGTTGCCTACAACGCCGACCCTGTAGTAACCGGAGTTGCAGATTCAAATATTAACGTTGTTGAAGAGGCGTTATTAATTCCGAAAATTTCATTAGAAAGAACACTTAAAGATAAAAGATCCTTTGTAAAGACAAATCACAGTGAACTGAGAAGGTCTTGCAGGGAGAATAAGCTTGAAGAGTTGTACATTTTGTACGGCTCTTTAGCTTTTGGTTTACCCCTGCTTCTTGCAGAAGAGGCCCTTTCTATTAAGAGATTTTACGAGGGGTTGAATGAAGTTTTGGAAAGGTGCGTTTCCGACTATCGAAGGCTTACAGAGTGTACCTACGAGGATGGAACTTTCTCCGTAAAGAGGAGTGGGACATTTCAAGATTCTGTTAGGGTGGCCGTTTTCGCTTTTTCGGTTCTTGAGAGTTTGTGCTCTGTTGTCCGCTTGCTGGAGGGTGAGGGAGTTCCTTACAACGACTACCTTGCGAATTCTGATAAGCAGGAACAAAAAGAATCGGACGATAAACGGAAAGATAGAGCCCACCCGGATAAGAGGAACTTCTTTGCCCACGCAGGTTTCGAGAGAAATGTTGTTGAGCTTAAAAGGAGTTCTACGGGAGAAATCCTTTTACGGTACAGACCCGATAGGAAGAAGACTGTTAAGAAGTTTGTTCGGGAAGAGATGGAGAGGTTTGCGCTTTTGGAGTAG
- a CDS encoding CRISPR-associated DxTHG motif protein, protein MFFSLYPIIVPDSLLDDREKELLLKGEPVTYETHVNYVKESVKGFLSAQGLEEGRIEIFVLPGKGTFPPPRGVENGVTIRVEGEATDYFYAFLFELYKFFKNNRLFSDNDEIEVMLDLAHGLNFVPVLTYRALKEFFRFLLTSER, encoded by the coding sequence ATGTTCTTCTCATTGTACCCGATCATTGTACCCGACTCTCTTTTAGATGACAGAGAGAAGGAACTTCTCCTTAAAGGGGAGCCGGTAACTTATGAAACTCACGTTAATTACGTAAAGGAGTCTGTTAAAGGTTTTCTATCTGCACAGGGCCTTGAAGAAGGGAGGATTGAGATTTTTGTCCTTCCGGGCAAGGGAACTTTCCCTCCGCCTCGAGGAGTTGAAAATGGAGTTACTATACGAGTTGAAGGGGAAGCAACCGATTACTTTTACGCTTTCCTGTTTGAACTCTATAAGTTCTTTAAGAACAACAGATTGTTTTCTGATAACGATGAAATTGAGGTTATGTTGGACCTTGCTCATGGTTTAAATTTTGTTCCGGTCCTTACCTATAGAGCGTTAAAGGAGTTTTTTCGCTTCTTGCTAACTTCAGAAAGGTGA
- a CDS encoding TetR-like C-terminal domain-containing protein, translating into MKLFVTESGELKTGWGKLIIKTKTKGKEFPLSKLEAVILLNNLQIPQKAIEDFRKHNLLTVQVNDDLIRIITTPKLEKFKFPEPNSYKFYSMIHLKKEEALRTLLSFRSASGTRELRQQNRAFYQNILNKTLNGRAELGNRTIDQLITSEFLRYVDQFSSVNPKSPELNKFVLFITGLSRALTAYIMKGEGYTPEEEIVEKLENLLLPQRLFICAHMLNTGLIDTEELTPKGLTEAGKKIATKILLEFTYNGEYLLPVIFTIRKIVGEGKFQ; encoded by the coding sequence ATGAAGCTATTTGTCACAGAAAGTGGGGAATTAAAAACCGGCTGGGGGAAATTAATAATAAAAACCAAAACAAAGGGAAAAGAATTTCCCTTAAGCAAATTAGAGGCTGTCATTTTACTCAATAACTTGCAAATTCCTCAAAAGGCCATTGAGGATTTCAGAAAACATAATCTGTTAACAGTCCAAGTCAATGACGACCTAATCCGGATAATTACCACCCCTAAGCTTGAAAAGTTTAAATTCCCTGAACCAAACAGCTATAAATTTTACTCAATGATTCACCTCAAAAAGGAAGAAGCCCTCAGAACACTTCTATCTTTCCGTAGCGCCTCCGGAACCAGAGAACTACGCCAACAAAACAGAGCTTTCTATCAGAACATACTCAACAAAACCCTAAATGGAAGAGCGGAGTTGGGAAATAGAACAATCGACCAACTTATAACGTCGGAGTTTCTAAGATACGTAGACCAGTTTTCCTCAGTTAACCCCAAATCCCCCGAACTGAATAAGTTCGTTCTATTTATAACAGGCTTATCAAGGGCACTAACAGCCTACATTATGAAAGGCGAAGGGTACACGCCTGAGGAGGAAATCGTTGAAAAATTGGAGAATCTGCTCCTCCCCCAGAGACTCTTCATATGTGCCCATATGCTCAACACCGGCCTAATAGATACTGAAGAACTTACACCCAAAGGCCTAACCGAAGCAGGAAAGAAAATAGCCACAAAAATTCTCCTGGAGTTCACCTATAACGGAGAGTATTTACTCCCTGTCATATTCACAATCAGAAAAATTGTAGGTGAGGGAAAATTTCAATGA
- a CDS encoding energy-coupling factor transporter transmembrane component T family protein: MEAVLAEVDTPLKRLDPRFKVLSFLALAWAIALAGSLKEIFAFLPIVLLVALPALPHFKRFWKLLLFADSFLILVLATQLFLGSPEVALKVFLRSNEILLLSISLLTTSTLFEILHALHHLKVPNSLLQVAYLTYRYLYEVKERFDLTLKSAYCRGFEPKTSLFTYRTYANLVANLLVHSHYKADRVYRAMLCRGFNGYFPVFRHFKASVKDYLFLVFTTLYGVFVLWKF, from the coding sequence ATGGAAGCGGTTCTGGCAGAAGTTGATACCCCCCTGAAGAGGCTGGACCCGCGGTTTAAGGTTCTCTCCTTTCTCGCCCTCGCCTGGGCTATAGCCCTGGCGGGGTCTTTAAAGGAGATTTTTGCCTTCCTTCCGATTGTTCTCCTCGTTGCCCTTCCGGCGCTTCCCCACTTTAAGAGGTTCTGGAAGCTCCTGCTTTTTGCCGACTCCTTTCTCATTCTCGTTCTTGCAACTCAACTGTTTTTAGGCTCTCCGGAGGTGGCCCTTAAGGTTTTCCTGCGTTCAAACGAGATTCTGCTCCTGTCTATATCCCTGCTCACAACAAGCACCCTCTTTGAGATACTTCACGCCCTTCACCACCTTAAAGTTCCTAACTCCCTACTTCAGGTGGCCTACCTAACCTACCGGTACCTCTACGAGGTTAAGGAGCGGTTCGACCTTACCCTTAAATCGGCCTACTGCCGCGGCTTTGAGCCTAAAACCTCCCTCTTCACCTACAGGACTTACGCCAACCTTGTGGCAAACCTCTTGGTTCACAGCCACTACAAGGCCGACAGGGTTTACAGGGCTATGCTCTGCAGGGGGTTTAACGGTTACTTTCCCGTTTTCCGTCATTTCAAGGCCTCGGTTAAGGACTATCTTTTCCTTGTCTTTACCACTCTTTACGGGGTGTTCGTGTTGTGGAAGTTCTGA
- a CDS encoding radical SAM protein yields the protein MSLEKLEALLSPCRLCPRNCGSKRKNGETGFCKVLDRPMVSSFGPHFGEEPVLVGFGGSGTIFFTGCNLGCVFCQNYQISHLMEGEYISVSELADIMLHLQERGCHNINLVTPTHQTPQIFAAVEEAKTKGLRVPIVYNCGGYESVEVLKELKGLVDIYMPDFKTLSREFASKYLKAPNYPEVVKEALLEMHSQVGDLQVNDYGLAEKGLMVRHLVMPGWTHDSMAVLDWITENLGRNTYVNVMDQYYPFYRACDYPEICRRVTEEEFERVYAYAKRLELRLAV from the coding sequence TTGTCGTTAGAGAAGTTAGAGGCACTCCTTTCCCCCTGCAGGCTTTGTCCGAGGAACTGCGGTTCAAAGAGAAAAAACGGTGAAACGGGCTTCTGTAAAGTTCTCGATAGGCCTATGGTCTCTTCGTTTGGCCCTCATTTCGGGGAGGAGCCGGTTCTTGTGGGTTTCGGGGGTAGCGGAACCATATTCTTTACGGGCTGTAATTTAGGGTGTGTTTTCTGCCAGAACTACCAGATATCTCACCTTATGGAGGGAGAGTACATTTCGGTTTCGGAGCTTGCAGATATTATGCTGCACCTGCAGGAGAGGGGGTGCCACAATATCAACCTTGTTACGCCCACCCACCAAACGCCTCAGATATTTGCAGCGGTAGAAGAAGCCAAAACAAAGGGGCTAAGGGTTCCGATAGTTTACAACTGTGGAGGTTATGAGAGCGTAGAGGTTCTGAAAGAGCTTAAAGGGCTTGTTGACATTTACATGCCCGACTTTAAAACTTTGAGTAGAGAGTTTGCCTCTAAGTACCTGAAAGCTCCCAACTACCCGGAAGTGGTTAAGGAAGCTCTTCTTGAAATGCACTCCCAGGTAGGAGACCTTCAGGTTAACGACTACGGCCTTGCAGAAAAAGGTCTTATGGTTCGTCACCTTGTTATGCCCGGCTGGACCCACGACAGTATGGCTGTTTTGGACTGGATAACTGAGAACCTGGGCAGGAACACCTACGTTAACGTTATGGACCAGTACTACCCCTTCTACAGGGCCTGCGACTATCCCGAGATATGCAGGAGGGTAACCGAAGAGGAGTTTGAAAGGGTTTACGCCTATGCCAAGCGCCTGGAACTGCGACTTGCAGTTTAA
- the cbiM gene encoding cobalt transporter CbiM, whose translation MHISEGVLPGWMLVTGWVLTAGGLALGLREINERKLPLVALLSATFFVASLVHLPIGVTSVHLLLNGLAGALLGWAVFPALFVALLFQAILFQFGGITVLGVNTFNMAFAGVVAYYLTRPFFRNPTKWKLVAAGVVAAFAGVFVAAFFLSVELYLAGSSFRSTAYLAFLAHIPVFVVEAIFNAFVFLFIYKNAPELLEAK comes from the coding sequence ATGCACATCTCAGAGGGCGTTCTTCCGGGATGGATGCTTGTTACCGGTTGGGTTTTAACGGCCGGCGGCCTTGCGCTCGGTCTTAGGGAGATAAACGAGAGGAAGCTCCCGCTGGTTGCGCTGCTTTCGGCCACGTTCTTCGTGGCCTCTCTGGTGCACCTCCCCATAGGGGTTACGAGCGTTCACCTGCTCTTGAACGGTTTGGCAGGGGCACTGTTGGGCTGGGCGGTTTTCCCGGCCCTTTTCGTAGCCCTTCTGTTTCAGGCGATTCTCTTTCAGTTCGGCGGAATTACCGTTTTGGGAGTTAACACTTTTAACATGGCCTTTGCCGGAGTTGTGGCCTACTACCTTACGAGGCCCTTTTTCAGGAACCCGACAAAGTGGAAGCTTGTTGCGGCCGGCGTTGTTGCCGCCTTTGCCGGCGTTTTTGTTGCAGCGTTTTTCCTGAGCGTTGAGCTCTATTTGGCGGGAAGCTCCTTTAGGTCTACGGCCTACCTTGCCTTCCTTGCCCACATTCCCGTTTTCGTTGTTGAGGCGATTTTTAACGCCTTTGTCTTTCTCTTTATCTATAAAAACGCTCCCGAGCTTCTGGAGGCGAAATGA
- the cas2 gene encoding CRISPR-associated endonuclease Cas2 codes for MDWKEELGRLTRRKFFYFLRDTLEMEIKSGKFSKYLLVYDISDNLIRIKFSDILEEFSERVQLSAFEVPASPNVIARIAVLAMQFAEIDDNLKVYLYPIDKGSEKKIIRIGSSYLSFRDIL; via the coding sequence ATGGATTGGAAAGAGGAGTTAGGTAGGCTTACCCGCAGAAAATTCTTTTATTTTTTAAGAGATACTCTCGAAATGGAAATAAAAAGCGGTAAATTTTCCAAGTATCTTCTGGTTTACGATATTAGTGACAACTTGATTAGGATAAAATTCTCAGATATTTTGGAGGAGTTCTCCGAAAGAGTTCAGCTTAGCGCCTTTGAGGTTCCGGCATCTCCTAATGTTATCGCAAGAATAGCAGTATTAGCTATGCAGTTTGCCGAGATAGATGATAATTTGAAGGTCTATCTCTATCCTATAGATAAGGGTAGTGAGAAGAAAATTATTCGTATAGGAAGCTCCTACCTTTCATTTAGGGATATCTTGTGA
- the truD gene encoding tRNA pseudouridine(13) synthase TruD codes for MNAKPFLWERRVPEDFIVIEDSSFPLEEKGSFYLYLLVKRNLTTKEVCKRYNLSYAGLKDKFALTAQRVSSQAFLGNFLREELAPGSWFILKFLGRVRKKVKVGQLKGNKFAVNVSGFPFRVRGAFVNYYDVQRISGNWERGREFLLQLSSSAKRKLSWTQNFLIDAYLSYLWNKSLEMFLRERFAGYYVYHEEESFFIPTELEGALEELPKFWTILGYKKKLLHSRPYYEKLLEEQGFDIQSFLDLLRMLRIKGDYRMLYVVPRNVKQTGNYLFFYLPKGSFATMYLKHIQV; via the coding sequence TTGAACGCTAAACCGTTCCTTTGGGAGAGGAGAGTTCCGGAGGATTTCATAGTAATTGAAGATTCCTCTTTCCCCTTAGAGGAAAAGGGTTCGTTCTACCTTTACCTGCTTGTTAAAAGGAACCTCACTACAAAAGAGGTATGTAAGCGTTACAACCTCTCCTATGCCGGTTTGAAGGATAAATTCGCCTTAACCGCTCAGCGGGTATCTTCTCAAGCTTTCCTCGGGAATTTCCTGAGAGAAGAGCTTGCTCCCGGTAGCTGGTTCATTTTGAAGTTCCTCGGAAGGGTTCGTAAAAAGGTAAAAGTGGGGCAGTTGAAGGGAAACAAGTTTGCCGTTAACGTTTCCGGTTTTCCCTTTAGGGTTAGGGGAGCTTTTGTAAACTACTACGATGTTCAGAGGATTTCCGGAAACTGGGAAAGGGGAAGGGAGTTTCTCCTGCAGTTAAGCTCATCGGCTAAGAGGAAACTGAGCTGGACCCAGAACTTCCTTATAGATGCGTACCTTTCATACCTGTGGAACAAGAGCCTTGAGATGTTCCTCAGGGAACGTTTTGCCGGTTACTACGTTTACCACGAGGAAGAGTCGTTTTTCATTCCTACTGAGCTCGAGGGTGCTCTCGAGGAACTTCCCAAATTCTGGACAATTTTGGGCTACAAGAAAAAGCTTCTGCACTCACGGCCGTACTACGAAAAACTGCTGGAGGAACAAGGATTTGATATTCAATCCTTTTTAGACCTTCTTAGAATGCTCAGGATAAAGGGCGACTACCGAATGCTTTACGTTGTTCCGCGGAACGTGAAACAGACCGGGAACTACCTCTTTTTCTACCTACCGAAAGGTTCATTTGCTACTATGTATTTAAAACACATACAGGTGTGA
- a CDS encoding carboxypeptidase-like regulatory domain-containing protein yields the protein MRGVLLTLVLVLGLFSPALAHKISAFVDVEDNTVHLVSYFSDGTPVKNGKVEVLDSSGKVVLTGRTDKNGEFDFKVKKPGTYTAVVIAELGHRAKASFTVGKEELQPPAPSSPSGSSAVSKVSEPVASKGCAVSEQELRKIIREELDPIHRELLKIEEQNAKVSFKDVVGGLGWIMGIFGAAALALSYRRRDGSGSGRS from the coding sequence ATGAGAGGGGTTCTTCTTACGCTGGTTCTTGTTCTGGGACTCTTTTCCCCGGCACTTGCCCACAAGATTTCCGCCTTTGTAGATGTTGAGGATAACACCGTTCACCTTGTTTCTTACTTCAGCGACGGAACGCCCGTTAAGAACGGTAAGGTTGAGGTTCTCGATAGCAGCGGCAAGGTTGTTCTGACCGGCAGAACCGACAAGAACGGAGAGTTTGATTTTAAGGTGAAAAAGCCCGGAACCTACACGGCGGTTGTTATTGCCGAGCTCGGCCACAGGGCCAAGGCCTCTTTTACCGTAGGTAAGGAGGAGCTTCAGCCCCCCGCACCCTCTTCTCCTTCCGGCTCCTCTGCGGTTTCAAAGGTCTCTGAACCTGTGGCCTCTAAGGGTTGTGCCGTTTCCGAACAGGAGCTCAGGAAGATTATCAGGGAGGAGCTCGACCCGATTCACCGGGAGCTTCTGAAAATTGAAGAGCAGAACGCCAAGGTCTCTTTTAAAGACGTTGTGGGAGGCCTGGGCTGGATAATGGGAATATTCGGCGCAGCGGCTCTGGCCCTTTCCTACAGGAGAAGGGATGGAAGCGGTTCTGGCAGAAGTTGA
- the cas2 gene encoding CRISPR-associated endonuclease Cas2 codes for MADILEKFGKRVQFSCFEVECTEKELSELFKRIDKLINKQTDHVIAYPLTKNSLKGETAICGKREEKTPPM; via the coding sequence GTGGCAGACATCCTTGAAAAATTCGGCAAAAGAGTCCAATTCAGCTGTTTTGAAGTAGAATGCACTGAAAAAGAACTCTCCGAACTTTTCAAACGAATTGACAAACTAATAAATAAACAGACAGACCACGTAATAGCCTATCCGCTAACAAAAAACAGCCTTAAAGGAGAAACAGCAATATGCGGGAAAAGGGAAGAAAAAACTCCACCTATGTAG
- a CDS encoding carbohydrate porin — MVRKVLAAATLAALATVPAQAQTDQEVLRELQMLKERINKLEQELREKNAKEEKVAKEVAQIKEALSRVEFSGNAVIYYQGAAAGKLNGEEVPNPSGTGLVANLELTAKVTPGGILYGRLHAGEGTGADANGIGDSLFANLNTLSDDNPGDDTFRLLELYYSQELFGGNLNLIVGKTEPFILIDTNEFANDEVSQFVGKPFVNNPMVDPEDHFAPMVGVDWKLTDTLSFQGVAQSNTESTIYWDGSSWSVKEKDPYQDAFDKPVLAAQLTYSPELNGLEGNYRLYIWNDRADLIKIGQQTDNPTQKPKTAKGVVVGISFDQWLTEKLGVFGRAAVGNSVYPDQQFYSLGFVYQGLLPSRPKDLFAFGAAAALPNREAEYKSPEWHFETYYKIRLTDSLSITPDFQVVLNPAGNSNNDPIYAGTVKAELSF; from the coding sequence GTGGTGAGGAAAGTACTTGCAGCAGCTACACTGGCGGCCCTAGCAACAGTGCCCGCACAGGCCCAAACCGACCAGGAAGTCCTCAGGGAGCTCCAGATGCTTAAAGAGCGTATCAACAAGCTGGAGCAGGAGCTCAGGGAGAAAAACGCTAAAGAAGAGAAGGTGGCCAAAGAGGTGGCCCAAATCAAAGAGGCCCTGAGCAGGGTTGAGTTCTCCGGAAACGCCGTAATCTACTACCAGGGAGCTGCGGCGGGGAAGCTCAACGGAGAAGAAGTTCCCAACCCTTCAGGAACGGGACTCGTTGCCAACCTTGAGCTCACCGCAAAGGTGACACCGGGAGGCATACTCTACGGCAGGCTCCACGCAGGCGAGGGAACCGGAGCAGACGCCAACGGCATAGGAGACTCCCTCTTCGCCAACCTGAACACCCTCTCAGACGACAACCCGGGAGACGACACCTTCAGGCTCCTCGAGCTCTACTACTCCCAAGAGCTCTTCGGCGGCAACCTCAACCTGATAGTGGGTAAAACAGAACCCTTCATACTCATAGATACAAACGAATTTGCAAACGACGAAGTGAGCCAGTTCGTCGGTAAACCCTTCGTAAACAACCCAATGGTAGACCCCGAAGACCACTTTGCCCCGATGGTGGGAGTGGACTGGAAGCTCACCGATACCCTGTCCTTCCAGGGAGTCGCACAGAGTAACACCGAATCTACAATTTACTGGGACGGCTCCTCCTGGAGCGTTAAAGAGAAAGACCCTTACCAAGACGCCTTCGACAAACCGGTTCTTGCCGCACAGCTAACCTACTCTCCCGAACTCAACGGCCTTGAGGGGAACTACAGGCTCTACATCTGGAACGACAGGGCAGACCTTATAAAAATCGGCCAGCAGACAGACAACCCCACCCAGAAGCCCAAAACGGCCAAAGGAGTAGTGGTAGGCATCTCCTTCGACCAGTGGCTAACAGAGAAGCTGGGAGTGTTCGGCAGGGCGGCAGTAGGAAACAGCGTTTACCCCGACCAGCAGTTCTACTCTTTAGGATTTGTATACCAAGGCCTCCTTCCTTCAAGACCTAAAGACCTTTTTGCCTTCGGAGCCGCAGCGGCACTGCCAAACAGAGAGGCCGAGTATAAATCCCCCGAGTGGCACTTCGAAACCTACTACAAAATCCGCCTAACCGACTCCCTCTCTATAACCCCCGACTTCCAGGTGGTTCTCAACCCGGCGGGCAACTCCAACAACGATCCGATTTACGCAGGAACAGTAAAGGCGGAGCTCTCCTTCTAA